The Glycine soja cultivar W05 unplaced genomic scaffold, ASM419377v2 tig00104511_1_pilon_84547_1256723, whole genome shotgun sequence genome contains a region encoding:
- the LOC114404544 gene encoding golgin subfamily A member 4-like isoform X2, producing MDRNKNRTDLLAAGKKRLQQFRQKKDGKGGSSRGKSSKQAGKPQLPDPDSDAASSASISTVSSQITDGNVEADSHSNMVNTESSESQSVTNSLAPDNTDPSVDSSSVVTTYDTGNETVLDSNAEVAHQVHGVCENDSELSAQDQGEIAQDIGADVLEDVSLRTSDSLVSEGGATHDRESVTVAVLSPPASVTTAVGESVTDEREGEKREELLLLSEDIPNTSVMQTREDQVTDLGAMQEADGLDMKKSYQSTDPVIDGQKELSLSEVGESDQSLSGIALEKIRVEEASHEAEQLRKSIELLSSQFLLEARGAVSDLDPLASSSVLSDNDISEAFQSLKEELFLANLMKNIFNTQLAEQLESDDQRHQLVDEISQLHASHNKVNDKNQQLTEELANCHVELHDISSKNVEVQNQFNAAMAEVEALSVRVIELQNSFDVSHKDSLELSRELADCRGLISSLQVEKKGMNETLNLMIAEKNKLVEEKEFHLCESKNLATELADFKSLMEGVRVENSNLIDRISLVTEERNKIEAEIEHLKHEIDRLSLDLVENKDLVASLEAENSNLNRNLALSADKIKNLEDENQRHSSEIIALNEQLSTEKAERMRFEGDLKEATVHLEQISKENVFLNDTLDKQKAKIEEIGKEHSQPLSQPRDLGNQAHVARTQSKGLEIAIANDSLHMDQEPDEGALGGPHVNILEHEVFDDSHGFVSLKACSDEVEKVLVKLEKAIDVLHSQSVSSSRAGEKVSSPVVSKLIQAFESKVQEDEHETESRDSSDVLSSSNSFIMLTKEQIGDLKKLLSKWKLNVQIAGTLFNGERDDRKTGDAKYSDLKDQFEQLKQHCSDLEASNIELAVQYETAKQLLGDIQEKKCLLEEFYDALKQEDTHLKAKNNELYEKLGYCQSKISELHTEMNDVKQISNDMASTVGSQLENLQKEVTERAMLLEQGWNMTIAQIVELVGKLKESVGETLCTTVSSDAYGNLDICHQLEVSVNAAAEMIFDLQKKLEATYSEHEIMCTSYKEMNSKCDDLLGRNELAVSLLHKMYSDLRKLVFSNGGTMDEDKIDLQSEVLPDLLNYNSYQPILKHIGNILTEKLELESVTKEIKSELMHRETELEELKMKCLGLDSVSKLIEDVVGVLNVDISKIDINKSPLSCLDSLVSSLVQKTRDTEIQYHTTKEGYGSKEMELAELKEKMHFLDTLRLENENEILVLKESLHQAEEALTVAHSELHKKANELEHSEQRVSSIREKLSIAVAKGKGLVVQRDGLKQSLAETSSELERCLQELQLKDTRLHEVETKVKTYAEAGERVEALESELSYIRNSSNALRESFLLKDSMLQRIEEILEDLDLPEQFHSRDIIEKIDWLASSVSANSLPINDWEQKEAMGGGSYSDAGYVVTDSWKDDSQLRPDSDDFRKKFEELQSKYYGLAEQNEMLEQSLMERNSLVQRWEELVNRVEMPSHLQSMETEDKIECIGSALTEANHHIDSMQLKIEKYDSYCGLLNADLEESQRTVSALQEDLSALTSEREHLSEKMESLVYEYEKLSLQTREAELENGKLHDEITSLKDKLEHKTAIEEQIFTIEGKIRKLRDLVGDALSESETENMVSGSANIDSLEELLEKLVEKLNMERKPSAQTREAELENEKLHTEISSLKDKLEQKAAIEEQIFTIDGKIRKLQDLVGDALSVPETENLVSCSANIDSLEELLRKLIENHAKLSLMKPAYGVVGDGLHSQKEDATLLEERSMDVHDKEAADIDIYKRDLEESSNELMHVKEERNRSLEKQISLSGEVEALTKRIEELQGLLNQEEQKSASFREELASEVETLTKRNEELQGLLNQEEQKSASVREKLSGEVETLTKRIDELLGLLNQEEQKSASFREKLNVAVRKGKSLVQQRDSLKQTIKDMTVEMEHLKSEINNRENTLGEQEQKLRQLSTYPDRLEALESESLLLKKHLEETEHHLQDQEYSLKLILNKLGEIEVGGEGHISDPVKKLELVGKLFSDLHSAVASLEQESRKSKRASELLLAELNEVQERNDSFQEELAKVTAELVDLRRERDSAEAAKLEAVAHLEEGKKSHFSDIMELKSSMNQVCKSFGEVQNLLCNAFFMDLESYRKVEAGLESCMKGNNDKNVVDSSITKEHDGILHCSSANKSSVSADPWSDFDRIDHYDDNTIVEISRLFGHQLQELMVEVSSLRERINMHSSLAQETDKTLSKLIASIQREMTSQKEACETMKKEVSERDGELAVLRGNVAYLYEACINSVIVLENGKAELVGRKVESSDLGINLEIPSFDDGISEECIKTLTDRLLLSAKGFASLKTEFLDANQKEMKATITNLQRELQEKDVQRDRICSELVKQIKDAEAAANSYSQDLQAFSLQEHNIKKEVEAIEAERKILEQRVNELQDRQETAAELEEKMRSQTGLLAAKDQEIEALMHALDEEETQMEELTNKIVDLETVVQQKNQEIENLGSSRGKVMKKLSITVSKFDELHHLSASLLSEVEKLQSQLLERDTEISFLRQEVTRCTNDALLASQMSNQSSDEIFEFLMWVDTIVSHDGVHDIHPDMKSNSKVHECKEILHKKLTSLLSELENLREVAESKDAMLQIERSKVEELNCKTETLETSLHEKELQLNLLEGVEETGKGAGTSSEIVEVEPAMNDWSSSGAFVTPQVRSLRKGNSDHVAIAVDVDPGSTSRIEDEEDDKVHGFKSLTTSRIVPRFTRPLTDLIDGLWVSCDRTLMRQPILRLGIIIYWAIMHALLAFFVV from the exons ATGGACCGGAACAAGAACCGTACCGATCTACTCGCAGCTGGCAAGAAAAGG ctCCAACAATTTCGTCAGAAGAAGGATGGTAAAGGTGGTAGTAGCCGTGGAAAATCATCAAAACAAGCTGGTAAACCTCAGCTACCGGACCCTGATTCTGATGCTGCAAGTAGTGCCTCAATTTCAACGGTATCATCTCAAATTACTGATGGAAATGTTGAAGCTGACAGCCACTCCAATATGGTTAATACAGAATCATCAGAGTCACAGTCTGTGACAAACTCATTAGCTCCTGACAATACTGATCCATCTGTTGATTCATCATCAGTGGTCACTACATATGATACAGGCAATGAAACTGTATTGGACTCTAATGCTGAGGTAGCACATCAAGTTCATGGGGTCTGTGAGAATGATTCTGAGTTATCCGCCCAAGATCAAGGGGAAATTGCTCAAGACATTGGTGCTGATGTGCTAGAGGATGTGTCTTTGAGAACTTCAGATAGCCTGGTTTCTGAAGGTGGAGCAACACATGATCGTGAATCTGTAACTGTTGCCGTTTTGTCCCCACCTGCTTCTGTTACAACTGCAGTGGGTGAGAGTGTTACAGATGAACGAGAAGGTGAAAAGAGGGAGGAATTGTTGCTTTTATCTGAGGATATACCCAATACATCTGTGATGCAAACAAGGGAAGATCAGGTAACAGATTTAG GGGCAATGCAGGAAGCTGATGGTTTGGACATGAAGAAATCTTATCAAAGCACTGATCCTGTGATTGATGGTCAAAAGGAGCTTTCTTTGTCTGAGGTTGGTGAGAGTGACCAGTCTCTTTCGGGAATTGCTTTGGAGAAGATTAGAGTTGAGGAGGCATCTCATGAAGCTGAGCAACTACGCAAGTCAATTGAATTACTCTCCTCTCAGTTTCTGCTCGAGGCAAGAGGAGCAGTCTCTGATTTGGATCCTTTAGCCAGTAGTTCAGTTCTATCAGACAATGACATTTCAGAAGCATTTCAGAGTCTCAAAGAAGAATTGTTTCTtgcaaatttaatgaaaaatatatttaacactCAACTAGCTGAACAACTGGAGTCTGATGATCAGCGTCACCAGTTGGTTGATGAAATATCTCAGCTTCATGCTTCTCATAATAAAGTAAATGACAAGAATCAACAACTTACTGAAGAACTTGCTAATTGCCATGTTGAACTACATGATATTTCTAGCAAGAACGTAGAAgtacaaaatcaatttaatgcTGCCATGGCTGAGGTGGAAGCACTTTCTGTCAGAGTGATTGAGCTGCAGAATAGTTTTGATGTGTCCCACAAAGATTCGTTGGAATTGTCCAGAGAGTTGGCTGACTGCAGAGGCTTGATCTCAAGTTTACAGGTGGAAAAGAAGGGCATGAATGAAACTCTTAATTTGATGATTGCTGAGAAAAATAAACTTGTGGAGGAGAAGGAATTTCATCTATGTGAAAGTAAGAATCTGGCAACTGAATTGGCTGACTTCAAGAGTTTGATGGAAGGAGTAAGAGTTGAGAATTCCAACTTAATTGACAGGATCTCTTTGGTGACTGAAGAGAGGAATaagattgaagcagaaattgAGCATCTCAAACATGAGATTGACAGACTGTCATTAGATTtggttgaaaataaagatttggtGGCAAGTCTAGAGGCAGAAAATTCCAACTTAAATCGTAACCTTGCATTGTCAGCTGATAAGATTAAAAATCTTGAAGATGAGAATCAAAGACACTCTTCTGAAATCATTGCCCTAAATGAGCAATTGTCTACAGAAAAGGCGGAACGAATGAGGTTTGAAGGTGACCTTAAAGAAGCCACAGTGCACTTGGAACAAATTTCCAAGGAAAATGTGTTTCTCAATGACACTTTGGATAAGCAAAAGGCCAAGATAGAAGAAATTGGAAAGGAGCACAGCCAACCACTATCTCAACCTAGGGACCTTGGAAATCAAGCTCATGTTGCACGTACACAAAGTAAGGGCCTTGAAATTGCTATTGCTAACGATTCTCTGCATATGGATCAGGAGCCAGATGAAGGGGCACTAGGAGGACCACATGTGAATATACTTGAGCATGAAGTCTTTGATGATTCTCATGGGTTTGTTTCATTGAAAGCTTGCTCGGATGAGGTAGAGAAAGTTCTGGTGAAGCTTGAAAAGGCAATTGATGTGTTGCATTCTCAATCAGTATCCTCCAGCAGGGCCGGTGAAAAAGTTTCTTCGCCTGTGGTTTCGAAATTGATACAGGCTTTTGAATCAAAAGTACAAGAAGATGAGCATGAGACAGAAAGTAGGGATTCCAGTGATGTTCTGTCATCATCAAACTCATTTATTATGTTAACTAAAGAGCAAATTGGAGATTTGAAAAAATTGCTTTCAAAGTGGAAGCTGAATGTTCAGATTGCAGGTACATTATTCAATGGGGAGCGAGATGATCGGAAAACTGGTGATGCAAAGTACAGTGATCTCAAGGACCAGTTTGAACAATTGAAGCAACATTGCTCAGATTTGGAAGCATCCAACATTGAACTTGCAGTTCAATATGAAACTGCAAAGCAACTTCTGGGTGATATTCAAGAAAAGAAATGCCTTCTTGAGGAATTCTATGATGCTTTAAAGCAAGAAGATACCCATCTCAAAGCCAAAAATAATGAACTTTATGAGAAGCTTGGCTATTGTCAGTCAAAAATTAGTGAATTGCATACTGAAATGAATGATGTgaaacaaatttcaaatgatATGGCTTCTACTGTTGGCAGTCAACTGGAAAATTTGCAGAAGGAGGTGACAGAGAGGGCAATGCTACTTGAGCAAGGCTGGAATATGACTATTGCCCAGATTGTTGAGTTAGTTGGGAAGCTGAAAGAATCAGTTGGTGAAACTTTGTGCACAACTGTTTCTTCTGATGCTTATGGCAACTTGGATATCTGTCATCAGTTAGAAGTTTCAGTTAATGCAGCCGCTGAAATGATTTTTGATCTGCAGAAGAAACTTGAAGCTACTTATTCGGAACATGAAATAATGTGCACATCATATAAAGAAATGAATTCAAAATGTGATGATCTGCTTGGGAGGAATGAATTGGCTGTTAGTCTATTGCATAAGATGTACAGTGACCTGAGGAAACTTGTGTTTAGTAATGGTGGGACTATGGATGAAGATAAGATAGATTTACAAAGTGAAGTGCTGCCTGATCTGCTGAACTATAATAGCTATCAACCCATCTTGAAACATATTGGGAATATATTGACCGAGAAGCTGGAACTTGAGTCTGTTACCAAGGAGATTAAGTCAGAATTGATGCACAGGGAAACAGAATTGGAAGAATTGAAGATGAAGTGCCTTGGTTTAGATTCTGTTAGTAAGCTAATAGAAGATGTCGTGGGTGTGCTGAATGTGGACATTTCAAAGATCGATATAAATAAATCACCCCTTTCTTGCTTAGATTCATTAGTCTCTAGTCTTGTACAGAAAACCAGAGACACTGAAATCCAGTATCACACGACTAAAGAAGGATATGGATCTAAGGAGATGGAATTGGCTgaattgaaggaaaaaatgCATTTTCTAGACACACTTCGTCttgagaatgaaaatgaaatccTTGTTCTGAAGGAAAGCTTACATCAGGCTGAGGAAGCTCTTACTGTTGCTCATTCTGAATTGCACAAGAAAGCAAATGAACTTGAGCATTCAGAACAGCGGGTGTCCTCCATTCGGGAAAAACTTAGCATAGCTGTTGCCAAGGGGAAAGGGTTGGTTGTACAGCGAGATGGACTCAAGCAATCCCTGGCAGAGACATCCAGTGAATTGGAGAGATGCTTGCAAGAGTTACAGTTGAAAGATACAAGGCTTCATGAGGTTGAAACGAAAGTTAAGACATATGCAGAGGCTGGTGAGCGTGTTGAAGCTCTGGAATCTGAGCTTTCTTATATCCGTAATTCATCTAATGCTTTGAGAGAGTCATTTCTTCTTAAAGATTCAATGCTTCAGAGGATAGAAGAGATATTGGAAGACCTAGATCTGCCAGAGCAGTTTCATTCAAGAGATATAATTGAAAAGATTGATTGGTTGGCTAGTTCAGTTTCAGCAAACTCATTGCCAATTAATGATTGGGAACAGAAGGAAGCTATGGGAGGAGGCTCATACTCTGATGCTGGTTATGTTGTCACGGATTCATGGAAAGATGATAGTCAGCTACGACCAGATTCagatgattttagaaaaaaatttgaggAGTTGCAGAGTAAGTATTATGGGTTGGCTGAGCAAAATGAAATGCTGGAGCAATCATTGATGGAAAGAAACAGCTTAGTTCAGAGATGGGAAGAGCTTGTAAATAGGGTTGAAATGCCTTCACATTTGCAGTCTATGGAGACGGAGGATAAGATTGAATGTATAGGCAGTGCGCTTACTGAGGCTAATCATCATATAGATTCTATGCAGCTGAAGATTGAAAAATATGATAGCTACTGTGGATTGCTAAATGCCGATCTGGAAGAGTCTCAAAGGACAGTGTCTGCTCTTCAAGAAGACCTTAGTGCTCTTACATCTGAAAGAGAGCATCTTTCTGAGAAAATGGAGTCTTTGGTGTATGAGTATGAGAAACTATCATTGCAGACAAGGGAGGCTGAACTTGAGAATGGAAagctgcatgatgaaataactAGTTTGAAGGATAAATTGGAACACAAAACTGCAATTGAAGAACAAATTTTCACTATTGAAGGCAAGATCAGAAAGTTGCGAGACTTGGTTGGTGATGCCTTGTCGGAATCTGAAACAGAAAATATGGTTTCCGGTAGTGCAAATATTGATTCCTTGGAAGAATTGCTGGAAAAGCTTGTAGAAAAGCTGAACATGGAAAGGAAACCATCAGCACAGACAAGAGAAGCTGAACTTGAGAATGAAAAGCTGCATACTGAAATTTCTAGTTTGAAGGATAAATTGGAACAGAAAGCTGCAATTGAAGAACAAATTTTCACCATTGATGGTAAAATCAGAAAATTACAAGACTTAGTTGGTGATGCCTTGTCAGTACCTGAAACAGAAAATCTGGTTTCTTGTAGTGCAAATATTGATTCCTTGGAAGAATTGCTGAGAAAGCTTATAGAAAATCATGCAAAGCTTTCATTAATGAAACCTGCATATGGGGTTGTAGGTGATGGACTCCATTCTCAAAAGGAGGATGCTACACTTCTCGAGGAAAGAAGTATGGATGTGCATGATAAGGAGGCGGCAGATATTGACATATATAAAAGAGATCTGGAGGAGTCTTCAAATGAATTGATGCATGTGAAGGAGGAGAGAAATAGATCTTTGGAAAAGCAAATATCTTTATCAGGTGAAGTTGAAGCTCTGACAAAAAGAATTGAGGAATTGCAAGGGCTTCTTAATCAGGAGGAGCAGAAATCAGCTTCTTTTAGAGAGGAGTTAGCAAGTGAAGTTGAAACTCTGACAAAAAGAAATGAGGAATTGCAAGGGCTTCTTAATCAGGAGGAGCAAAAATCAGCTTCTGTTAGGGAGAAGTTATCAGGTGAAGTTGAAACTCTGACTAAAAGAATTGATGAATTGCTAGGGCTTCTTAATCAGGAGGAGCAGAAATCAGCTTCTTTTAGAGAGAAGTTAAATGTTGCAGTAAGGAAAGGGAAGTCATTGGTGCAACAACGAGACAGTCTAAAGCAAACCATTAAAGATATGACTGTTGAGATGGAGCACTTGAAATCTGAGATAAACAACCGGGAAAACACTCTTGGAGAGCAAGAACAGAAGTTGAGACAGTTGTCAACCTACCCAGATAGGTTAGAAGCTCTTGAATCTGAGAGTTTGCTTCTGAAGAAACATTTGGAAGAAACTGAGCACCATTTGCAGGACCAAGAATATTCTTTGAAACTGATTTTGAACAAGTTGGGTGAGATTGAGGTTGGCGGTGAAGGTCATATAAGTGATCCAGTGAAGAAATTGGAATTGGTTGGGAAGTTATTTTCTGATCTACATAGTGCTGTGGCATCTTTAGAACAAGAATCCAGGAAGTCTAAAAGAGCATCAGAACTCCTCTTGGCAGAGTTAAATGAGGTTCAAGAAAGGAATGATAGTTTTCAGGAGGAGCTCGCAAAGGTGACTGCTGAACTTGTGGATCTCAGAAGAGAAAGGGATTCAGCTGAGGCTGCCAAACTGGAAGCGGTTGCACATCTTGAGGAGGGGAAAAAGAGCCATTTTTCTGACATCATGGAATTAAAATCTAGTATGAACCAAGTCTGCAAAAGCTTTGGTGAGGTTCAGAATTTACTGTGTAATGCTTTTTTCATGGATTTGGAATCTTATCGGAAAGTGGAGGCTGGTCTTGAGTCATGTATGAAAGGAAACAATGATAAAAATGTGGTGGATTCATCCATCACCAAAGAACATGATGGCATTTTACACTGCTCATCTGCTAATAAG AGCTCTGTGTCTGCAGATCCTTGGTCAGATTTTGACAGAATTGACCACTATGATGATAATACTATAGTTGAAATTTCTCGTCTATTTGGGCATCAACTGCAAGAGCTCATGGTGGAGGTTAGTTCTCTCAGGGAAAGAATAAACATGCACTCAAGTTTGGCGCAGGAGACGGACAAAACTCTATCTAAACTAATAGCAAGTATTCAAAGGGAAATGACTTCCCAAAAAGAGGCGTGTGAAACGATGAAGAAAGAAGTAAGTGAGCGAGATGGGGAACTTGCTGTATTACGTGGGAACGTTGCCTATCTTTATGAAGCATGCATTAATTCTGTCATTGTACTTGAAAATGGAAAAGCTGAACTGGTTGGAAGGAAGGTTGAATCTTCAGATCTGGGAATTAACTTGGAAATACCTTCATTTGATGATGGCATATCTGAGGAATGTATTAAAACCCTGACAGATAGATTGCTGTTGAGTGCAAAAGGGTTTGCTAGTTTAAAAACTGAATTTTTAGATGCCAATCAAAAAGAAATGAAGGCTACTATAACAAATTTGCAGAGAGAGCTTCAGGAGaaggatgttcaaagagataGGATTTGCTCAGAACTGGTGAAACAGATCAAGGATGCTGAAGCTGCTGCAAACAGTTACTCTCAAGATCTTCAAGCTTTTAGTCTTCAAGAACATAATATAAAGAAAGAGGTGGAAGCAATTGAGGCAGAAAGGAAGATACTGGAACAGAGAGTGAATGAACTGCAGGATAGACAAGAAACCGCAGCTGAATTAGAGGAGAAAATGAGATCTCAAACTGGTTTACTGGCTGCCAAAGATCAAG AAATCGAAGCACTAATGCATGCACTTGATGAGGAAGAAACGCAGATGGAAGAATTAACAAATAAGATTGTGGATCTTGAAACGgtagttcaacaaaagaatcaaGAGATTGAGAACCTTGGATCTTCCCGTGGTAAGGTTATGAAAAAGCTTTCCATAACTGTTAGTAAGTTTGATGAGCTTCACCACCTGTCTGCAAGTCTCCTTTCTGAGGTTGAAAAGCTCCAATCCCAGTTGCTAGAAAGAGATACTGAAATTTCTTTCTTGAGGCAAGAGGTTACTAGATGCACTAATGATGCTCTTCTTGCATCACAAATGAGCAACCAGAGTTCTGATGAGATCTTTGAGTTCTTGATGTGGGTTGACACAATTGTGTCTCATGATGGGGTGCATGATATACATCCTGATATGAAGAGCAACAGTAAGGTTCATGAATGCAAAGAAATACTTCATAAGAAGCTTACGTCTTTATTGTCAGAATTGGAGAATCTAAGGGAAGTTGCAGAAAGCAAGGATGCAATGTTGCAAATAGAAAGGAGTAAGGTAGAAGAATTGAACTGCAAAACAGAAACTCTTGAGACATCCTTACATGAGAaagaattgcaattgaatttgcTTGAAGGTGTGGAAGAAACTGGAAAGGGAGCTGGCACAAGCTCAGAAATTGTGGAGGTAGAACCAGCA ATGAATGATTGGTCGTCATCTGGTGCTTTTGTAACACCCCAAGTTCGCAGTTTGCGCAAAGGCAATAGTGATCATGTTGCCATTGCTGTAGATGTAGACCCTGGTAGTACTAGTAGGATAGAAGATGAAGAGGACGACAAAG TCCATGGTTTCAAATCCCTCACAACATCCAGAATTGTCCCAAGATTTACTAGACCGTTGACTGACTTGATTGATGGCTTGTG GGTTTCTTGTGATCGGACTCTAATGAGACAACCCATCTTACGGCTTGGAATTATAATTTATTGGGCCATAATGCACGCACTCCttgcattttttgttgtttga